In one window of Mytilus galloprovincialis chromosome 6, xbMytGall1.hap1.1, whole genome shotgun sequence DNA:
- the LOC143079671 gene encoding uncharacterized protein LOC143079671: MRFFIHEICVCICIWLPYAFSKVEQIDYPVKLARCYNGFYNKTTVARSVGYSIHFSCYHEYRLKTSTDRKYKGKLLGLKNNAYLKGNMDGVESNLRAKRQAEGQGKPPRRQRKEIRMMTDEEREKYFNAITTLKSTNEQVDNESISRFGLLAAFHSGEQLGAHGGCGFGPWHRAFLIMYEQAMMQVDPTVTLPYWDSTLDFYMEDATQSILWTDKFMGNGDGLVTTGPFKNWETAVGPLTRNIGVSGKLYSEEDFLNVTSRTRYGEICGDEALPEHDMEFLHGPPHVWIDGQMGIIETAAHDPIFFMHHAFVDLIWEKFRDNQRRNGIDPQVDYPAEFFGDIFHAPEEAMGIGSMTMRDGLDDKFTRDIYEYAPRPTCSRNNQDCGSKYIKCVDVAGAFRCVSKTLEEYEDDMATGGGNTGGGNTGGGNTGGGNTGGGNTGGGNTGGGNTGGGNTGGGNTGDGSCPTPKPHVPKPPKVKPTLHKPVQNNFCVNGKSDTREWVYLPIRVTYQRPPDFTNYGSYPIRNGKQASKSDIYAPSGYSAMNKYIRPGRPENYGNCKSSTSGAGEMYIQSDGLNYDGTYREYAVIDHRLAISMSVAYVAVKKPEIHDPSDVVISAFDSCGRVCHATCLIPGTDYYRPCSGALRISDVPRFPKMYGGNFGNSVMNVWNYTSSASCPQFNIDQIYVSFFCDYSNRWPWEHARKQNLPPPPPKRRPSVDNQPKGPRVANTQTDASLSLPQTPQKQKCAIRGCMIERDDCRAPCENLVNYPCVNKCNTFARCFYKKYYIQTCSYGHYDITEGKCQRGKGHCTDEEYNSGSRGGPRHQLNHNRARHIHRPVQRWGRPGFG, from the exons atgCGATTCTTTATACATGAAATCTGTGTGTGTATATGTATATGGCTGCCATATGCTTTTTCTAAAGTAGAACAAATTGACTACCCTGTTAAATTAGCACGTTGTTACAACGGTTTCTACAATAAGACTACAGTAGCCAGGAGTGTGGGATACAGTATCCACTTTTCTTGTTATCATGAATACAGACTTAAAACATCAACCGACAGAAAATACAAGGGAAAACTGCTTGGTCTTAAAAATAACGCGTATCTTAAGGGAAATATGGACGGAGTAGAATCTAACCTTAGAGCAAAGCGACAAGCTGAAGGTCAGGGAAAGCCCCCCAGAAGACAGAGAAAAGAAATAAGAATGATGACTGACGAAGAACGAGAAAAATACTTTAATGCAATTACAACATTGAAATCCACAAAT GAACAAGTCGACAACGAATCAATCAGTCGTTTCGGTTTGTTGGCAGCTTTTCATTCTGGTGAACAGTTGGGGGCTCATGGTGGATGTGGATTTGGCCCGTGGCACAGAGCTTTCTTGATAAT GTATGAACAGGCTATGATGCAAGTTGATCCTACCGTTACGCTTCCTTATTGGGATTCAACTCTCGACTTCTATATGGAAGACGCTACACAGTCTATCTTATGGACTGACAAATTTATGGGAAATGGAGATGGATTAGTTACAACAGGTCCATTCAAAAACTGGGAAACTGCTGTTGGACCTTTAACAAGAAATATTGGAGTTTCTGGAAAACTTTACAGCGAAGAAGACTTTTTAAATGTCACGTCAAGGACAAGATATGGAGAAATTTGTGGAGATGAAGCATTACCCGAGCATGACATGGAGTTTTTACACGGACCTCCTCATGTTTGGATTGATGGTCAGATGGGAATTATTGAGACAGCTGCCCATGATCCTATCTTTTTTATGCATCATGCCTTTGTGGATCTTATATGGGAAAAGTTTAGAGACAACCAAAGACGGAATGGAATAGACCCTCAGGTAGATTATCCTGCCGAATTCTTTGGAGATATATTTCATGCACCAGAGGAGGCAATGGGGATCGGAAGTATGACAATGAGAGATGGTTTGGACGACAAATTTACTAGAGACATATATGAGTATGCTCCTCGACCAACTTGTAGTAGAAATAATCAGGATTGTGGCTCTAAATATATAAAGTGTGTTGATGTAGCTGGTGCATTTAGGTGTGTGTCAAAAACACTGGAAGAATATGAAGATGACATGGCAACTGGAGGAGGAAATACTGGTGGAGGAAATACTGGTGGAGGAAATACTGGTGGTGGAAACACAGGAGGTGGAAACACTGGTGGTGGAAACACTGGTGGTGGAAACACCGGAGGAGGAAACACCGGAGGAGGAAACACAGGAGACGGCAGCTGTCCAACTCCAAAGCCACATGTACCAAAACCACCAAAAGTAAAGCCTACATTGCACAAACCTGTACAAAACAACTTTTGTGtaaatggtaaaagtgacacaaGAGAATGGGTTTATTTACCAATTAGAGTAACATATCAACGGCCACCAGATTTCACCAATTATGGATCTTACCCAATTCGTAATGGAAAGCAGGCATCAAAATCAGATATCTATGCTCCATCTGGATATTCAGCTATGAACAAATACATAAGACCAGGTAGACCAGAAAACTATGGAAATTGTAAAAGTTCCACTAGCGGTGCAGGTGAAATGTACATACAATCTGATGGACTTAATTATGATGGGACATATAGGGAGTATGCAGTTATTGATCATCGTTTAGCTATATCCATGTCAGTTGCATATGTTGCGGTGAAGAAACCAGAAATCCACGATCCATCTGATGTCGTAATTTCTGCTTTTGATTCATGTGGGAGAGTGTGTCATGCTACGTGTCTAATCCCGGGTACTGATTACTACAGACCGTGTTCTGGTGCATTAAGAATTTCCGATGTTCCACGTTTCCCAAAAATGTATGGTGGAAATTTTGGAAATTCTGTTATGAACGTTTGGAATTACACATCTTCTGCATCATGTCCACAATTCAACATTGATCAAATATACGTCTCTTTCTTCTGTGATTACAGTAACAGGTGGCCTTGGGAACATGCACGTAAACAGAACCTCCCTCCACCACCACCAAAACGTAGACCCTCAGTAGACAATCAACCAAAAGGACCACGTGTAGCAAATACACAAACTGATGCTAGCTTGTCATTGCCCCAAACACCTCAAAAACAAA AATGTGCAATTAGAGGATGCATGATTGAACGTGATGATTGCAGAGCACCTTGTGAAAATTTGGTCAATTATCCATGTGTAAACAAATGTAATACATTTGCAAGATGTTTTTACAAGAAATACTATATACAAACTTGTAGTTATGGACATTATGATATTACAGAAGGAAAATGCCAACGCGGCAAAGGCCACTGTACAGACGAAGAATATAACAGCGGAAGTAGAG GTGGTCCAAGACACCAACTTAACCACAATCGCGCAAGACACATACATAGGCCTGTTCAGAGATGGGGAAGACCAGGCTTCGGATAA